The Prevotella sp. E9-3 genome has a window encoding:
- a CDS encoding bifunctional (p)ppGpp synthetase/guanosine-3',5'-bis(diphosphate) 3'-pyrophosphohydrolase: MMNNYDKMIEEKVLKVFSEMEKRVSAEDMVRIREAYELARIAHADQKRKSGEPYIIHPIAVANIVAEELKLGANPVIAAFLHDVVEDTAYTMDDIRQRFGDDVAFLVSVVTKKSTGQYEISKQVDNYKQMLNSIHYDIRALLVKLADRMHNMRTLSSMRPDKQMKIAGETDFFYAPLANRLGLYNVKIELENLSFRYRCPHEYEYISALIDKDRETRQERLDAFIEKIRKVLDADGIRVKVTAIYRAPYSIWRKMRKSGDDFNHIPFRHFVEVMFFCEDMKMEKDMALRIYASLTNAFKEKPCGILNYIDSPKENGYQSFHVQLLSDFGCWEEVHISSERMVRASQLGVVAERSEDNVRRWIEKFRTVLKDLEIHQKEGGFIENVVTTFYNDDIMVFTPHGMSVNLPKRATALDFAFEIHSDIGEHAHYARINGQLASVKTVLHRGDIVEIATNPDIHPQQVWMEHVLTYKAKGFLKRYFAKQEKPAYHFCNHCRPIPGEEVVGFKENDGSITVHKRNCPVAIGLASQQGDSIVSVDYHESPTVLYPVAIQILAVDRCHLLSDMINSITNELNLSIVSLNTNTVDCIVNCTITFSVHSFNELQTIIEHVSAIDGVEEVKKIYD; the protein is encoded by the coding sequence ATGATGAATAATTACGACAAGATGATTGAGGAGAAGGTACTGAAGGTGTTCTCCGAGATGGAAAAGAGAGTGTCCGCTGAGGACATGGTGAGAATCCGTGAGGCATACGAGTTGGCGCGTATAGCTCATGCTGACCAGAAACGTAAGTCGGGTGAGCCTTACATCATTCATCCGATTGCTGTGGCTAATATCGTGGCAGAGGAACTGAAGTTGGGGGCCAATCCCGTGATTGCTGCTTTTCTGCACGATGTGGTGGAGGATACTGCCTATACAATGGATGATATCCGTCAGCGTTTCGGTGACGATGTGGCCTTCCTGGTGAGTGTGGTGACGAAAAAGAGTACAGGGCAGTATGAGATTTCAAAGCAGGTGGACAACTACAAGCAGATGCTCAACTCCATTCACTACGACATTCGTGCGCTGCTGGTGAAGCTGGCCGACCGTATGCATAATATGCGCACACTGAGTAGTATGCGTCCTGATAAGCAGATGAAGATTGCTGGAGAGACGGACTTTTTCTATGCTCCGTTGGCCAATCGTCTCGGGTTGTACAATGTGAAGATTGAACTGGAGAATCTGAGCTTCCGCTATCGTTGTCCGCATGAGTATGAATATATTTCAGCGCTAATTGATAAGGATCGGGAGACTAGGCAGGAGCGTCTGGATGCGTTTATAGAGAAAATACGTAAGGTGCTGGATGCCGACGGCATCAGGGTAAAGGTTACGGCTATCTATCGCGCTCCTTATAGCATCTGGAGAAAAATGCGCAAATCGGGCGATGACTTTAACCATATACCGTTCCGTCACTTTGTGGAGGTTATGTTCTTCTGTGAAGATATGAAAATGGAAAAGGATATGGCACTGCGCATCTACGCTAGTCTGACGAATGCCTTTAAGGAGAAACCTTGTGGGATTCTCAACTATATTGACTCTCCGAAGGAGAACGGATATCAGTCCTTCCACGTGCAACTGCTTTCTGACTTTGGTTGTTGGGAGGAGGTGCACATCAGTAGTGAGCGTATGGTGCGTGCCTCACAACTGGGGGTGGTTGCAGAGCGTAGTGAGGACAATGTGCGCCGATGGATAGAAAAGTTCAGAACTGTGCTGAAGGACTTGGAGATTCATCAGAAGGAAGGGGGCTTTATAGAAAATGTGGTGACAACGTTCTACAACGACGACATCATGGTGTTCACTCCCCATGGCATGTCGGTCAATCTGCCTAAGCGGGCAACGGCCTTGGACTTCGCCTTCGAAATTCATAGTGATATTGGCGAACATGCCCACTATGCGCGCATCAATGGGCAGTTGGCATCCGTAAAGACTGTACTGCATCGTGGCGATATAGTGGAGATTGCCACCAATCCTGATATTCATCCTCAGCAGGTGTGGATGGAACATGTGCTGACTTACAAGGCTAAGGGTTTTCTGAAACGCTACTTTGCCAAACAGGAAAAGCCTGCCTATCATTTCTGCAATCACTGTCGTCCCATACCTGGTGAAGAAGTTGTTGGTTTCAAGGAAAATGATGGTAGCATTACGGTTCACAAACGTAACTGTCCGGTAGCCATAGGATTGGCTTCTCAGCAAGGTGACTCCATCGTCTCGGTTGACTACCATGAGAGTCCTACCGTACTCTATCCTGTTGCCATACAGATTCTGGCCGTTGACCGATGCCATCTGTTGAGTGATATGATCAATAGTATTACGAATGAGCTAAACCTCTCCATTGTTTCACTCAACACGAATACTGTTGACTGTATTGTGAACTGCACCATCACATTCTCAGTACACTCTTTCAATGAGTTGCAGACGATTATTGAGCACGTTTCTGCCATTGATGGGGTAGAGGAGGTGAAGAAAATATATGATTAA
- a CDS encoding CHAT domain-containing protein, translating into MRQRILPKIPLAWYFEGSQFQLEQKYDRALVCMEKARDGFHEIGETKNEIDAWYQIGNIKIFCYLPKDAMAAYQKASSLAASIHYDRKLMGILREQRKLSEQLGDSKQTLAIEQRMDSLATISNDNQVRFVYYNNLGDIAKEQGNYKLSEKWYRKNSAYISLLGNDYKGADKYLYYSNLRNLFVKTENFDEALRYAILSKDEFQGNTEVSDKNYYMPYMSIADIYRLKGDSIRCFQCLDTLFLSMPRLDEPREIEYLFILRARCLSSFRKYDEALADYRKADDILATKYEETDGDRIRLLPLMGGIEHKLNHHEETERLYKIYAENIKQLYGDNHAEYIDALGYLANAEGFAGHIESACNDYVIAVNKLKRQIQDRLPYLTTAEREGYWSLVSQLLQNMTPFALEAKEYQTAFTSACYDGLVLSKAFLLETERSTFDMIKNKGTDENLRDFTMIAAMQLKIREWEKEGSSRTDSILELTSKVRQLEEKLSDHCRSYGDMTTFMNIGYKEIKEKLNDNDVLIDFTDYVSETRGRVYAAYLVDNKQENPLLQKLFTESKIDSMQVAYPDQYYESPYAESLYQLLWMPFKDKVTVGATVYYVPSQLLFQFALESLPMEDGTLLGEHYHFVRLSSARELVNIDKKLDIDMALANTNAVLYGGLLYDLEANDWEVEAKKYDVSSLLAFRGDILQGDSIPLLPGSKKEVDAIEKIMKSHQLKVESYTGKRGTEESFLNMSGKSPQILHVATHGFFYTPDEAKKIDYLRGYEDAMSLTGLIMSGANVAWRGKELPQGVLGGILTASNIARLDLSNTELTVLSACQSGKGQATPEGLYGLQRAFKKAGVKTMIMSLWNVSDVVGSEFMNQFYENLLDKDNHFDKRKAFEMAKSTIRDKYPEPFYWACFVMLD; encoded by the coding sequence ATGCGCCAACGTATCTTGCCCAAGATTCCGTTGGCGTGGTATTTTGAAGGCTCTCAGTTCCAACTGGAACAGAAATATGATAGGGCACTTGTTTGTATGGAGAAAGCTCGTGATGGCTTCCATGAAATAGGCGAAACGAAGAATGAGATAGATGCGTGGTACCAGATAGGAAACATTAAGATTTTTTGTTATCTCCCCAAAGATGCGATGGCTGCCTACCAAAAAGCAAGTAGCCTTGCTGCTTCTATTCATTATGATAGAAAGTTGATGGGAATATTAAGGGAGCAACGTAAGTTGAGTGAACAACTTGGTGACAGCAAACAAACATTGGCTATAGAGCAGAGAATGGACTCTTTAGCAACTATAAGCAATGATAATCAAGTACGCTTTGTCTATTATAACAACTTGGGTGATATAGCTAAAGAACAAGGAAACTACAAGTTGTCTGAAAAATGGTATCGGAAGAACAGTGCTTATATAAGCCTGTTGGGCAATGATTATAAGGGAGCAGACAAGTATCTATATTACTCTAATCTGCGAAATCTCTTTGTAAAGACCGAAAATTTTGATGAGGCTTTGAGATATGCTATTCTTAGCAAAGATGAGTTTCAGGGAAATACGGAAGTATCAGATAAAAACTATTATATGCCTTATATGTCCATTGCCGACATATATAGATTGAAAGGTGATAGTATACGATGTTTCCAATGTCTTGATACCTTATTCTTATCTATGCCACGTCTCGATGAGCCAAGGGAAATAGAATACTTATTTATCTTAAGAGCAAGATGTCTGTCTAGCTTTAGAAAGTACGATGAGGCATTGGCTGACTATCGAAAAGCGGATGATATTTTGGCTACAAAGTATGAAGAAACGGATGGTGATCGTATCAGACTATTACCTCTAATGGGGGGAATTGAACATAAGTTAAACCATCATGAAGAAACGGAAAGACTGTATAAGATATATGCTGAAAACATAAAGCAACTATATGGAGACAATCATGCTGAATATATAGACGCATTAGGTTATTTGGCTAATGCAGAGGGATTTGCTGGTCACATTGAGTCAGCTTGTAATGACTATGTGATTGCGGTAAATAAATTGAAACGTCAGATACAGGATCGACTACCTTATCTAACCACGGCAGAACGTGAAGGCTATTGGAGCTTAGTGTCACAGCTCCTTCAGAATATGACACCGTTTGCCTTAGAAGCCAAAGAATACCAGACTGCTTTTACGAGTGCTTGTTATGATGGCCTTGTATTGTCGAAGGCATTCTTATTAGAGACGGAGCGCTCAACCTTTGACATGATAAAGAATAAAGGCACTGATGAAAACCTCCGTGACTTCACCATGATAGCAGCTATGCAATTGAAAATAAGAGAATGGGAGAAGGAGGGTAGTTCTCGTACTGATAGCATACTAGAATTGACATCAAAAGTCCGTCAGTTGGAAGAAAAACTGTCAGACCATTGCCGCAGTTATGGAGACATGACCACTTTTATGAACATTGGTTATAAGGAAATCAAGGAAAAGCTTAACGATAATGATGTCCTAATTGACTTTACTGATTATGTTTCAGAAACCCGAGGAAGGGTATATGCAGCTTATCTTGTGGACAACAAGCAAGAGAATCCTCTGCTTCAGAAACTGTTTACAGAAAGTAAGATAGACTCTATGCAGGTAGCCTATCCGGACCAATACTATGAAAGTCCATACGCAGAATCATTGTACCAGCTTTTGTGGATGCCATTTAAGGACAAAGTGACGGTAGGAGCAACAGTCTATTACGTTCCATCGCAACTGCTTTTCCAATTTGCACTGGAATCGCTGCCGATGGAAGACGGCACACTACTTGGTGAGCATTATCATTTCGTAAGACTGTCATCTGCACGCGAGTTAGTAAATATAGACAAAAAACTTGATATAGACATGGCATTGGCCAATACCAATGCAGTGTTGTATGGCGGTTTGTTGTATGACTTGGAGGCAAATGATTGGGAGGTTGAAGCCAAGAAATATGATGTGTCGTCATTGCTTGCATTCCGTGGGGATATTCTTCAAGGTGATTCCATACCCCTGTTGCCCGGTTCAAAGAAAGAGGTGGATGCCATAGAGAAGATTATGAAATCTCATCAACTGAAAGTGGAATCCTACACAGGAAAACGAGGCACGGAAGAATCTTTCCTGAACATGAGTGGAAAATCTCCACAGATTCTTCATGTGGCTACACACGGTTTCTTCTATACACCTGATGAAGCGAAGAAGATTGACTATTTACGTGGTTATGAGGATGCCATGTCGTTAACAGGTCTGATTATGTCAGGTGCCAATGTTGCATGGCGCGGTAAAGAACTGCCGCAGGGGGTACTTGGCGGTATCTTGACAGCCTCGAATATCGCCCGCTTGGATTTGAGCAACACAGAACTAACGGTGTTGTCTGCATGTCAATCGGGAAAAGGCCAGGCAACGCCTGAAGGTTTGTATGGTTTGCAGCGAGCTTTCAAAAAGGCTGGTGTAAAGACAATGATTATGTCTCTATGGAATGTCAGTGATGTTGTCGGTTCCGAGTTTATGAATCAATTCTATGAGAACTTGCTCGATAAAGACAACCACTTTGATAAGCGGAAAGCCTTTGAGATGGCGAAATCAACTATCCGTGATAAATACCCAGAACCTTTCTACTGGGCTTGTTTTGTGATGCTGGATTAG
- a CDS encoding sigma-70 family RNA polymerase sigma factor yields MADVRLYAKTYSDVAYVEGMYRRDPVMERALHYHCKQYFDEKYRGVFFVGDEHKREIFHESFVTLWEKIEKRKIYVENGVLKGKDGAPFNGKLTTYFMSIAKLKFMEWGRDHHIGQDSDDEEKIRKAKDAEIYKEVLYDEDDNTMFEIISDCISHMSTRCNQILTMFYYEEKSLENIMSELTTFRSKNALKTEKYKCMENLRKSAKEIYHKYLNT; encoded by the coding sequence ATGGCTGACGTACGACTTTATGCAAAGACCTATTCCGATGTAGCATACGTGGAAGGAATGTATAGGCGAGATCCTGTGATGGAGCGGGCCTTGCACTACCACTGTAAGCAATACTTCGATGAGAAATACCGTGGAGTGTTCTTCGTGGGCGATGAACATAAGAGGGAGATTTTCCATGAGTCATTTGTTACACTTTGGGAAAAGATTGAAAAACGGAAGATTTATGTTGAGAATGGGGTGCTGAAAGGTAAAGATGGTGCGCCATTCAATGGCAAATTGACAACATATTTTATGAGCATTGCCAAATTGAAGTTCATGGAGTGGGGGAGGGATCATCATATTGGTCAAGACTCAGATGATGAAGAAAAAATACGGAAAGCTAAAGATGCCGAGATATACAAGGAGGTGCTTTATGACGAGGATGATAACACTATGTTTGAGATTATCTCGGATTGTATTAGTCACATGTCGACGCGATGCAACCAAATTCTCACCATGTTCTATTACGAGGAGAAAAGCCTGGAAAATATTATGTCGGAGTTGACAACATTCAGAAGTAAGAATGCACTGAAAACAGAGAAATATAAGTGTATGGAAAACTTGAGGAAGTCTGCCAAGGAAATTTATCATAAATACCTAAATACATAG
- a CDS encoding caspase family protein: protein MNDYYNVALIITAILLFLSVPITAQTRRALIIGIGIQKDESWAKINGDKDIPYVQLMLKNADYIDVKALVNQKATKKGIVAAFKKLTSQCSVGDVVYIHFSGHGQLVTDVNGDEKDGWDEAWVPYDAYRKYCKEDKGEKHLIDDEINKLLTAIRNKIGDSGKLLVVVDACHSGDSSRGDDIDETVRGVKDEFVIPVKKHGKTVKASEQWITLSACKDYQLNQEIKSPKVGKLTYALYISAKKGTVDFTSIETIMNRHRSQLPQTPMLTGDTSKYNISDFLK from the coding sequence ATGAATGACTATTATAATGTAGCATTAATAATAACAGCAATATTGCTTTTCTTGTCAGTGCCAATAACAGCACAGACAAGAAGAGCACTTATAATAGGTATTGGAATACAAAAGGATGAAAGCTGGGCTAAGATAAATGGTGATAAGGATATCCCATACGTTCAACTGATGTTGAAAAATGCTGATTATATAGATGTTAAAGCTCTTGTTAATCAAAAAGCCACGAAAAAGGGGATAGTTGCGGCATTCAAGAAACTTACTAGTCAATGCTCGGTTGGCGATGTGGTATACATACACTTTTCTGGACATGGACAATTGGTGACGGACGTTAATGGAGACGAAAAAGATGGATGGGATGAAGCTTGGGTTCCGTATGACGCCTATAGGAAGTATTGTAAGGAGGATAAAGGAGAAAAACACCTTATTGATGACGAAATCAATAAATTACTGACCGCAATCCGAAACAAGATTGGTGATAGCGGCAAATTGCTCGTGGTAGTGGATGCTTGTCATAGTGGGGATTCCTCACGAGGTGATGACATCGATGAAACAGTTAGAGGGGTAAAAGATGAGTTTGTGATACCAGTTAAGAAACATGGAAAGACCGTAAAAGCATCTGAACAGTGGATAACGCTAAGTGCTTGCAAGGACTATCAACTGAATCAGGAAATCAAGAGTCCAAAAGTTGGTAAACTGACATATGCGCTCTATATATCGGCAAAGAAAGGAACTGTGGATTTTACCTCCATTGAAACAATAATGAATAGGCACAGGTCTCAATTGCCGCAAACACCAATGTTGACAGGTGATACAAGCAAGTATAATATTTCAGATTTTCTAAAATAA
- a CDS encoding zinc finger-like domain-containing protein: MKTISYVFLLGSVFLISCGNSSKSGSYENNSFGEYSSSESEDAGYEEQEAQMVTCPMCNGTGIFDFMPGDMMAPKQTCGACNGSGMCDANTAQQVRQAQAQIDAMMSGGGSADGYNSGGSGRDAYQIEYELNKAYELLEGMEQDYENCTSVVIRAQYPRMIADQKERIRQLEAELRNAQ, from the coding sequence ATGAAAACTATAAGCTATGTTTTTCTGTTAGGAAGTGTATTCCTCATCTCTTGTGGTAACTCTTCAAAGAGCGGCTCTTATGAGAACAATTCCTTTGGAGAATACTCTTCTTCTGAATCGGAAGACGCTGGTTATGAAGAACAAGAGGCTCAAATGGTAACTTGTCCGATGTGTAACGGAACGGGAATCTTCGACTTTATGCCTGGTGACATGATGGCACCGAAACAGACCTGTGGCGCATGTAATGGCAGTGGCATGTGCGATGCGAATACCGCTCAACAAGTGAGACAGGCACAAGCACAGATTGATGCGATGATGAGCGGTGGAGGAAGTGCCGATGGTTATAACTCTGGAGGAAGTGGACGTGATGCGTATCAGATAGAATACGAACTGAATAAGGCATACGAGCTTCTTGAAGGAATGGAACAAGATTATGAAAACTGTACCAGTGTTGTGATTCGTGCCCAATACCCACGGATGATTGCAGACCAAAAAGAACGCATACGCCAACTGGAAGCGGAACTGAGGAATGCACAATAA
- a CDS encoding DNA/RNA non-specific endonuclease: MNTSVVTDSLEETQANVNREVWSTLPEVGYPVIPDTIHEKLLERYCYSVSYNKFTRQPNWVMWQLTGEHVIKRKEGVWNEYREDTELPSEIRSTLEDYASSGYDRGHMCPGGDCNWDDEGRDETFVLSNMCPQHPKLNRGDWKEIEMACRKWAKQYGNIYIVCGPIFLKSQQHERIGLNQIPVPEAFFKVVLCTDSSKPKGIGFICRNTDGNRKKDFYVNSIRQVERVTGYRFFPNLEDSIKSLVYDMDDINNW, encoded by the coding sequence GTGAACACATCTGTTGTGACTGATTCTTTAGAGGAAACACAGGCTAACGTGAACCGTGAGGTATGGAGTACATTGCCTGAAGTGGGCTATCCTGTCATCCCTGACACAATTCATGAAAAGCTGTTAGAGAGATACTGTTACTCTGTATCATATAACAAGTTTACTCGCCAGCCTAATTGGGTGATGTGGCAGCTTACGGGAGAGCACGTGATAAAGCGAAAAGAAGGTGTGTGGAACGAATACAGAGAAGATACAGAACTACCTTCAGAGATTCGCTCGACATTGGAAGACTATGCTTCATCTGGATATGACAGAGGTCACATGTGTCCTGGCGGTGATTGTAACTGGGATGATGAAGGAAGAGATGAGACTTTTGTGCTTTCAAATATGTGTCCCCAGCACCCAAAGCTGAACAGGGGTGATTGGAAAGAAATAGAGATGGCTTGTCGAAAGTGGGCAAAACAATACGGTAATATCTATATCGTTTGTGGTCCTATCTTCTTGAAAAGTCAACAACATGAAAGAATTGGACTGAATCAAATCCCTGTGCCAGAAGCATTCTTTAAGGTTGTGCTGTGCACAGATTCCTCGAAGCCGAAAGGAATCGGATTCATTTGCAGGAATACCGACGGGAATAGGAAGAAGGACTTCTATGTAAATTCTATACGGCAGGTGGAAAGAGTTACTGGCTATCGGTTCTTTCCCAATCTGGAGGATTCTATTAAGAGTTTAGTGTATGATATGGATGATATAAACAACTGGTGA
- a CDS encoding serine protease: MKTITKALYLLTVLIAFNGCGGNGKTGNIKVDGIQSKVQKVLSGNEIELKNGLKVQILGIKPTEHTKDYLEKQVKGETVIVIADSRQKQFIKSYKTKVKTYVKLKGEKYCISGKLLLNGTADLRQTAVHDSLEHFKAYPNIGGGRPPMSQTELLTYMKPATFMVYCQNEGLGTGFFINDNGLALTNNHVYDGSQNAVICFFGDDGKLDATNYRKINRVLYTVRTGEKERIDFTVFQVQLDNGEKVRYMPLIKQHARDGEKIAKIGCPLGTSLCDFQPGTLSHYNEGYFTHNIPTNHGDSGGPIVNFKGEVIGVNQSIDFNDVIREQAKGIAYGVDAVLIRQVLDENNIQYGR, translated from the coding sequence ATGAAAACTATAACAAAAGCATTATATCTCTTAACCGTATTGATTGCTTTCAACGGTTGTGGCGGTAATGGAAAGACTGGCAACATCAAAGTCGATGGAATCCAGAGTAAAGTTCAAAAGGTTCTTTCTGGAAATGAAATTGAACTAAAAAATGGTCTGAAAGTTCAAATCCTTGGAATCAAGCCAACGGAGCATACCAAAGATTATCTTGAAAAACAAGTTAAGGGGGAGACCGTAATCGTTATTGCTGATTCAAGGCAGAAGCAATTTATAAAATCGTATAAGACAAAAGTAAAGACTTATGTGAAGTTAAAAGGCGAGAAATATTGTATTTCAGGGAAACTACTGCTAAATGGAACAGCGGATTTAAGGCAGACTGCTGTTCATGATTCATTGGAACACTTCAAGGCTTATCCCAATATTGGGGGGGGGCGACCTCCTATGTCTCAGACGGAATTACTGACCTATATGAAGCCAGCAACATTTATGGTTTATTGTCAAAATGAAGGACTTGGAACAGGATTCTTTATTAATGACAATGGATTAGCTTTAACTAATAACCATGTTTATGATGGAAGCCAAAATGCAGTAATATGTTTCTTTGGAGATGATGGAAAACTTGATGCGACCAATTATCGTAAGATTAACCGTGTCCTTTATACCGTACGAACCGGAGAAAAAGAACGCATAGATTTTACAGTTTTTCAAGTACAACTTGATAATGGAGAGAAGGTTCGCTATATGCCACTTATTAAGCAGCATGCGAGAGATGGTGAGAAAATTGCGAAAATAGGCTGTCCTTTAGGAACTTCTCTGTGCGATTTCCAACCAGGCACGTTGAGCCACTACAATGAGGGGTATTTTACACATAATATACCAACTAATCATGGTGATAGTGGAGGACCGATTGTCAATTTTAAGGGAGAAGTGATAGGCGTAAACCAGTCTATAGATTTTAATGATGTTATTAGGGAACAGGCTAAAGGTATAGCATACGGAGTAGATGCTGTATTAATTCGACAAGTACTTGACGAAAACAATATTCAATATGGACGTTAA